From Hippea alviniae EP5-r, one genomic window encodes:
- a CDS encoding divergent polysaccharide deacetylase family protein, which translates to MFKKIALILVFVFISQSVFGASALYLLKKKRLAIVIDDMGYDVGLARGFEKLGLPLAFSFLPDAPYTQELSKEFAKNGYIVMIHMPSQPLDYPKNNPGKNAIYLWTSKRKTFELLERALNKIPDAVGLNNHEGSAILRDKRHIDWILEFLKEHKMFFVDSYTVKDSLGCIEAKKIGVLCQRRRVFLDNVADVGYIEGQIRKAIEMLKRRDVVLAIGHCRPKTLIALRRMRKELKPYLVNVVFVLR; encoded by the coding sequence ATGTTCAAGAAAATCGCACTGATTCTTGTTTTTGTCTTTATATCGCAGAGTGTATTTGGAGCAAGTGCTCTCTATCTTTTAAAAAAGAAGAGACTTGCAATTGTAATAGACGATATGGGCTATGATGTAGGCTTGGCAAGGGGTTTTGAAAAGCTTGGCCTTCCCCTTGCCTTTTCTTTTTTACCCGATGCTCCTTATACGCAAGAGCTTTCTAAAGAGTTTGCAAAAAACGGTTATATTGTTATGATTCACATGCCCAGTCAACCGCTTGATTATCCGAAGAACAATCCGGGTAAAAATGCCATATATTTGTGGACTTCAAAGAGAAAGACATTTGAGCTTTTAGAGAGAGCTTTAAATAAAATTCCAGATGCTGTTGGGCTTAATAATCACGAAGGCTCTGCAATATTAAGGGATAAAAGGCATATTGATTGGATTTTAGAGTTTTTGAAAGAGCATAAAATGTTTTTTGTTGATAGTTATACCGTTAAGGATAGTTTGGGATGCATTGAAGCAAAAAAAATAGGTGTTCTGTGTCAGAGAAGAAGGGTTTTTCTTGATAATGTTGCCGATGTTGGATACATTGAAGGCCAGATTAGAAAGGCGATTGAGATGCTAAAGAGAAGGGATGTCGTTCTTGCTATAGGGCACTGCAGACCAAAAACATTAATAGCTTTAAGAAGAATGAGAAAAGAACTAAAACCGTATCTTGTTAATGTGGTGTTTGTGTTGAGATGA
- the tsaD gene encoding tRNA (adenosine(37)-N6)-threonylcarbamoyltransferase complex transferase subunit TsaD, with product MILAFDTSCDDTSVSFYKDCNLYSNIISSQNDIHAKFGGVIPELAARKHAETIAYLTEEALNRVSKGLGDVEYVAVTVGPGLLPSLLVGVAFAKALAYANRLPIIPVNHIEGHIFAPFFDREINYPFLSLVVSGGHTHLFLVESFGRYKLLGKTLDDAVGEAFDKVARILGLEYPGGPAIDKLSKTGNPYRFKIPKGLEHEKSYNFSFSGVKTFVKNLVSKLGNLSKTDISDIAASFQKSAVDILVEKSLRACKDLNVKNLSISGGVSANSLLRDTFKERCEKEGINLILPPKELTTDNALMIAFASSLSLDRATFDYASIEADPSLRLTVD from the coding sequence ATGATTTTGGCATTTGATACATCGTGTGATGATACATCTGTATCCTTCTATAAAGACTGCAATCTCTATTCAAACATTATCTCATCTCAAAATGATATACACGCAAAGTTTGGTGGTGTTATACCAGAGCTTGCAGCAAGAAAGCATGCAGAGACAATAGCCTATTTAACAGAAGAAGCGCTAAATAGGGTTTCAAAGGGTTTGGGTGATGTTGAGTATGTTGCCGTTACGGTTGGTCCTGGGCTTTTACCCAGTCTTCTTGTTGGTGTTGCTTTTGCTAAGGCTTTAGCTTATGCAAACAGATTGCCCATCATTCCTGTTAACCACATAGAAGGGCACATATTCGCTCCATTTTTTGACAGAGAAATTAACTATCCATTTCTTTCGCTTGTTGTATCTGGCGGACATACGCATCTGTTTTTGGTTGAATCCTTTGGCAGGTATAAACTGCTTGGAAAAACATTAGATGATGCGGTCGGAGAAGCCTTTGACAAGGTTGCAAGGATTTTAGGTCTTGAATATCCGGGTGGGCCTGCGATAGATAAGCTGTCAAAAACTGGAAATCCTTATCGTTTCAAGATCCCCAAAGGCCTTGAGCATGAAAAATCCTATAACTTTAGTTTTAGTGGCGTGAAGACTTTTGTCAAAAACCTTGTCAGTAAACTGGGTAACCTGTCAAAAACTGACATTTCCGATATTGCAGCATCATTCCAAAAATCCGCTGTTGATATATTGGTTGAAAAGTCGCTTAGAGCTTGTAAGGATTTAAATGTTAAAAATTTGTCAATATCTGGTGGTGTATCTGCCAACTCACTCTTAAGAGATACCTTTAAAGAAAGATGCGAAAAAGAAGGTATCAATCTTATACTGCCACCAAAAGAGTTGACGACAGACAATGCATTAATGATTGCGTTTGCGTCATCTCTATCTTTGGATAGGGCAACATTTGATTATGCTTCCATAGAAGCCGACCCGTCACTTAGGCTGACCGTTGATTAA